A single Falco naumanni isolate bFalNau1 chromosome 20, bFalNau1.pat, whole genome shotgun sequence DNA region contains:
- the LOC121080103 gene encoding scale keratin-like, giving the protein MTEGQEPDSPVVIGRRECRLCRLAQVVLSNGAAGIKALPLPGSPHNCSGRLLLWEQGNTVRSLATMSCYDLCPPKTSVAVPQPIAESCNELCARQCPDSTAFIQPPPVVVTFPGPILSSFPQQAVVGSSGAPAFGGSLGLGGLYGAGATQGSGGLCTFGRPYTSAACTPCAWPRYGKKLWDTCGPC; this is encoded by the exons ATGAC GGAGGGACAGGAGCCGGACAGCCCCGTTGTCATCGGCAGGAGGGAGTGCCGCCTCTGCAGATTGGCCCAGGTGGTGCTGAGCAATGGCGCGGCCGGTATAaaagctctgcctctgcccgGCTCTCCACACAACTGCTCTGGTCGCCTTCTCCTCTGGGAACAGGGTAA CACCGTCCGATCCCTCGCCACGATGTCTTGCTACGACCTGTGCCCACCAAAAACCAGCGTTGCCGTCCCCCAGCCCATCGCTGAGAGCTGCAACGAGCTGTGCGCCCGCCAGTGCCCCGACTCAACGGCCTTCATCCAGCCGCCCCCCGTGGTCGTCACCTTCcccggccccatcctcagctccttcccccagcaaGCCGTGGTGGGCTCCTCCGGAGCACCCGCCTTTgggggctccctggggctggggggcctcTACGGCGCTGGGGCCACACAGGGCTCGGGCGGCCTCTGCACCTTTGGCAGACCCTACACCTCTGCGGCCTGCACCCCCTGCGCCTGGCCCCGCTACGGCAAGAAGCTCTGGGACACCTGTGGGCCCTGCTAG